Part of the Drosophila kikkawai strain 14028-0561.14 chromosome 3L, DkikHiC1v2, whole genome shotgun sequence genome is shown below.
ATGGTCTGGGCAATCTTGAAAAGCTTCTCTTCCTTGTTAATCCACGCCACATAGTCGTCAAAGGTCTTCAGCTGATCAATAAAGTTCTGGAGGATTATGTAGCTGTCACGGAACTTGTCCGGCCGACTCATGTCATCGATGACCGCCAGCTTGGGCAGCAGCTCATCGATGTCCGTGTTCAGCTTCTTGATGACCTCCTGCAGATGCTCCTCAAAGGTGAACTTGTATTGCTCCTGCTGCGAGGCATTATAGTCACAGATATCGTTGATGTCCTTGATCCAGTTGATCGTCTTGATGGTCAGATCAAAGTGGTACTTGGACATCTCGGTCAGCTCCACAATGTTGGTGCCCATCTGCAGGCAATACTGAATGCGGTCGGTCAGTTCGGCAATCTTGTCCTTCTTCACATGGATCATGTAGTCCGCGCTCTCGAGCAACTCCTCCGTGGACTTGGGTATCTCCAGGGCCCGGTACTTGATCTTCTCGAACTCGTCACAGATCTCCACCTCGGCTTTTATATGCTCCCGTATGATGATCGTGGTGATCTCTTCGATCAGGTTCTCGGCCAAGGAGCGGAGGCCACTGATCGCTGGCTCGTTGTATATGAGGGCCATGACAAAGTACTCGGTGCCGGGCTCGCTACGCAGCATATTGATGAATCCATAGTATTTGTCGATCCGGGCGAAGTACTCCTCGAACTCATGCGGCTCGGACAGGAAGAAATTGAGGGCGTCGCGCTCCTGCAAGGAGTACAGCCCATAGTACTTACTGCGAAAGTCCTCGATGTACTTGTTCACCTCGGCATAAGTGCCCATTATTATGTCCTGGACCTGGGAATTGAGTGAATAGTTccttataagaaatatatccTTTCGAGTTACTAAATATATTCCAAAAGGATTCTCTGGTTCTACAGGAATTCTGCAAGCTTCTGGCATTTAATACCCTCTTAAATCCACTCACCTTATATATGACATCCTTGAGATAGTTTTCGTTCATCTCAATCTTGAGGTAATCGTTCACCTTGGCGTACATGGCCATCGAAGTCAATGTCTGCACCTGGGGCTGCAGTGGCTCCATCCTGTAGCCCACCATTGAGATCTCGGTGGCAATTTCAGCAAAAGTCCTCATGACGCTCCACACATTGGGCCTTATGTCCAGATCGGCCGAGAACTCGGACCACTCCATGGTCATGCGCAGCATAGGCATAGTGCGCGGATGGCCGCACATGCGGTACATCTCCTCGAAGGTGCGAATTTTCATGTTGGTCATCTCGCGATTCATCAGACCCTCCAGAGCGTTCCAGGACCGCTTCCAGGTGCTCATCGGCATCACCCGCTTGCGCATCAGCTTGCGCAGCACGGCCACAATCTTGGGATACCAGATCCAGCGCAGGAAGGTGTTCACCTTGTCCAGCTGGTTCTGTATGTACTTGCGATAGAACTTGTAGGAGAGCGCCTCTCTTCCGCCCAGAcctagctgctgctgcagggcGCCTGTAGATAGCACGTAGTTGAAGATGCAGGCCAGGTTAGGCAAATCCCCGACGGACAGGTTGAGGATGGCTCTGAGCGGCAGCTGCAGGATAAGCAGTTTCTGGGCAATACGCCGCCGGTTCTCCAGAAAGTTGCTGTAGTTCTGCGTGCGCCCAGGTCGCCGGGTATTGATGTCGGCACGCGGCAGCTCGAACAGGGAGGGATCCTCGTCGGGGAACTCCGGGTGGCGTAGAATATTCTTCATGCTGTATACCTTCATCAAACGATTGAATTCCGCATGGACATCCATCATGTAGGCCTTGACCAGCTCCGGATACTTGTTCTTTAGCCGCTCCGAAGCGAAGCTGAGGATCTTGGCCTCTGTTCGCTTCAGCATCGGCGGCACCACAATCTTGCGCACCTCCCGCCGCAGATTATCCTCGTAGTGAGACTGCGGCAGCAGGCGCATCTCCGGCTCTGGCTGCCATTGCTGGCGCGCCACACGCACCTTGACATCCGCTGCCTTTTGCTTAAGGAACTGAAAGTGCCGGCGCTCGTGCACCTCGCTGATGCGGAACTTGAGCAGGGGATTCTTCATATAGGGCTCGTTGTCATACTTGGTGATGTCCGATGCTGGGCGGTGCATCCGCTCCAGCTTGCGACTGTACATGGTGGAGACTCCTCCTCACTGGACTCGGTACGTGAAGAAATGCTCCGAATTTCCAATTTCCCCAATGATTTCCTCTAGGTTGCCTTGTGTTTGTTGCTAAGGCAACttgttgtgtgtttttggagtttgtttatttgtttttagagGTGTCCTGGGAGGTTCAATGACCTGGACTTTGCTACTTGCCGGCTTTGTGTGAAAGTTCATGCTTATTTATTGATCGATAGCGTTCACCAATTCGTTTAAAAATGACATTACAGTTTAACAGAGATTAACAACGGTTTAGCaacaatatataatatgtaataatatataataataataatcataataataatgataataattaCACATTGTCTCCTCCAAATATACAATATTCTAAAACACCCGAAATGTTTGTCAAAAAAACAGCCTTAAGTTTATTTCCTATAACTTATGCAGCATATGAGAGGGGTTGGGTTGGTGCTGGAGGCGGTTTATAGCGTGGAGCGTAAAGCGCATTACAGACAGTTCACAAAAGTTGTACGTTTagatataattacaaaaaacataGATGAGCGTTCACAATATATATAGTAGTATATAGATTCGTATCAAAGAAATTGCGCGTGTATTTGTTTTGACAATATTTCCATTGGTTTCTCGTCGTTTCTTCGGTTTGAAATCAGCAACAATCTTTGggataaaatatgtaaagcggATTCAAAGAAAAAGGTATTTAAATCAGAGCTTGCAAGGTTGGTTCTTGTATCACTCAAAGCCCAAGCTTCACTTTTAAAAGATTTAGTCTCTCCTTGAACAATGGCGCAAAAACCtcgagagagtgagagagtcTAGTCTCTTTTAAGGGGAAATCCTGGGTTAAAGTGTATAAgcaaatttcaaaaaattgtgtctgtgtgtgttgatTGAAGCTGAATAACAATAGTAAATTCCTCGTTACTGTTGCCCCCCGGAACTGGCCCGAATAAGGTGAATATGCATATTAAACAGTACATAGCCTTGGGGGGGCAACAGCTGGTAAGTGGATTGATTGACTCTAGTTCGCGGATTCATTGGGATTCATTGGTCCGTCTCTTCCACCCGCTACCTCTCGAACTGCAGTACATATTCCTTGAGTTGTCCCGGCAGGTTCAATCGATTGATGTTCTGCGCCAGCTTGCGGTTCATCGCCTCGTAGATGGTCCATCGGGAGAGCTCCTTCAGACTGCGCGGCCTCCGGTAAAGGGACGAGATCAAGGCTATCAGCTGCTCTGTCTTCTTGCTGGGCACCTGGGCCACATAGAAATTGTGCAGTGACTTCAGGCAATTGAAAAGCGGCTCGTGATCCATGGTCAGGTAGAACAAATGAATGACTCGGGTGTATATCGCCAGAGGATCCGCCAGAATGAACTCCTTCTTGGTTATTAGGATGATGTAGTAGAAGAGCAGGTAGCACGAGTTGGTTCGAAACGAGCTGCGGAATGTGGCCAGCTCGCTGGAGAAGATGGCAATGCCCGGCGTTGATTTGCCGATTAAAACGATATTGGGATCGGCCCCATACTGGATGAGCGTCAGCGTCAGTTCGTAGACGCACTCCATGTCGTGGCAGGTGCGCACATTATGCACCATATCCATCACCGCCTGCAGAATGTGCTGATATGTCTTGTTGCAGTCCAGGCcgtgctgcagcagcagcagcaatatgTTCTTGATGAAGTCGAAGTTGATGCGCTTCTGGGCATCGCAATTCAAGGTAAAATTCTCGCTCACTGTAAACACGAGCACGTGAAGCGGCTTGAGGTTGGCGCGATAGGAGCAATTGGGATTGGCTCCATGCTGAAGCAGCATGCGTATGCAGTTCAGATAGCAAACCTTCATGGAGTGCGTAAAGTGATGTAGGTGATCCTTGTTGATGAGCGGCACTAGCAGCACCATTATGGGTACGGATCCATCCCGTCCCACGATGTTGGGATCGCCTAAAACAAGTTCCatgtttaattgaatttattttaagtccTTCCTGCTTACCATCCTCCTTGATGAGCATGTTAAGGAGCTCGTAGCAGACCTCCCAGTCACGCAGATGGCGAAACACGCAGGCCATGGCACTGTTACCCGCCTGATTGATGGACTGCTTGGCTCCATTCTGCAGCAGGAATCGCACCAGATGCAGCACATCCCATTTGCTCCACTTGTCGTAGCCATAGCGGGCCTCCTCTAGAGCATAACGTACAATCAAGGCATGCAGTGGGGTATTGCCCAGCGAGTCCGGTGCATTGATTAGCTCCTTGCAGCCACGCTCCAGCAGAATTCGAAGGGTGGCCAAAGTGTCCTCGGCCGATTTGCGAGCGGCAAAGATAActgaacaaaataaattacaattttaaatagttcTAGTTGTTTTATTCGCCTCGAAACTTACCCACATGCAGCAGGGTCATCTGTTGAGTGCAAGTCCTCACAGTGGTGACAGCGCCCTGATGGATGAGCAGCTCTAGGAAGCGTCCATCATGCAGGACTGCATGGTGTATGGGATAATACTCGTCCATGATGAGATTGATCTCCTCCGACCTCGTGACAACCAGCTGCTGAACACAGTTCCAGGCACCGCGCTCGCAGGCCAGGTGCAGCAGCGGCTTCTTCACCCTAAAGGGAATCCACGGCTCCTCCATCTTCTGGGTAAGCAGGCTTAACACATTATACTGATCCCCATCGATGGCATAGTAGAGGGCATTTTGCAGCTTCGTGTTGAGCCGTTCGCTGACATCGTCCACATTGTTGTGCCACTTGCCGCTCTCCTCGCAGTTGCGTGTGTGGGCGCCAGGAAAACACATTCGCGTGTCCACGTCAATGCGGGCCCCGTGACGGAGGAGCAGTTCCACGCACTCCTCATAGCCGCGCAGGGTGGCAATGTGCAGCGGCAGGGAGCACGGCGACCTGTTCACATCGGGCCGGTGACGATGTAAGAGCCACTTGGTGAGATCTATGTGATTGAGACCAACGCTGCGCTGCAGTATATTGTAGCCGTAGTCGTCGTGCATGGCCAGGATGTTCTCGTTCTTGGGTATCTGGATGAGCAGGCTCTCGAGCGTCTGCAGCGACACCTTTGGGTTGGCGCGCAGAATGTCGAACAGCGTCTGGATGGTTTCCTCGGTGGCCTTCGACAGTTTGCCATCGCGATGCGAGAGAAGCGCCGATCCGGAGCGAAATACCTGGCTAACGGAGCCGCCCATGGCTCCGCTGGCTGCTGTTTTGTTCCTCGTCCGGCTAACACACAGACGGCATACTAGTCGTCCCTGCTGCGACGCAGTTTCAATGGGAGATTTGGGGTATGCAGCGAAATGCGTATCAGTCGGAGAAACCGTAAAAATCAATAAGAGCCCTGAAAACACTCGCCCGAATCAGCACAGGATGACGACTGGCAGGCGACAGGCTGATCCGGTGGTGCTTGTGGCAGAGTCCCACATCTCCTTGGTGCGTTTACACACTAAATGCATCGCCTGCATacattgaattgaattttttccACAATCACAAAACACTTTTTCGCTGTTCTCTGCCTACTCTGCTTCTTCCTCTGCTCGATATGTATATAACAGCTGTTTTGGGGTGTGGATTTATCGGCTATCGATATCGACAGTGAAGCCTAAATAGTTGAGCTGCTTCTTTGGCAActtgtttttattcttaatTAGACTGACGAGTAcctttgttgtatttttaagtaataaaataaaataataattatttatatattgcaATTGTAATTATCGTGCATTTTTC
Proteins encoded:
- the LOC108079867 gene encoding ankyrin-3, whose translation is MGGSVSQVFRSGSALLSHRDGKLSKATEETIQTLFDILRANPKVSLQTLESLLIQIPKNENILAMHDDYGYNILQRSVGLNHIDLTKWLLHRHRPDVNRSPCSLPLHIATLRGYEECVELLLRHGARIDVDTRMCFPGAHTRNCEESGKWHNNVDDVSERLNTKLQNALYYAIDGDQYNVLSLLTQKMEEPWIPFRVKKPLLHLACERGAWNCVQQLVVTRSEEINLIMDEYYPIHHAVLHDGRFLELLIHQGAVTTVRTCTQQMTLLHVVIFAARKSAEDTLATLRILLERGCKELINAPDSLGNTPLHALIVRYALEEARYGYDKWSKWDVLHLVRFLLQNGAKQSINQAGNSAMACVFRHLRDWEVCYELLNMLIKEDGDPNIVGRDGSVPIMVLLVPLINKDHLHHFTHSMKVCYLNCIRMLLQHGANPNCSYRANLKPLHVLVFTVSENFTLNCDAQKRINFDFIKNILLLLLQHGLDCNKTYQHILQAVMDMVHNVRTCHDMECVYELTLTLIQYGADPNIVLIGKSTPGIAIFSSELATFRSSFRTNSCYLLFYYIILITKKEFILADPLAIYTRVIHLFYLTMDHEPLFNCLKSLHNFYVAQVPSKKTEQLIALISSLYRRPRSLKELSRWTIYEAMNRKLAQNINRLNLPGQLKEYVLQFER